DNA from Acidobacteriota bacterium:
CGGGATGTCGCCCGTCTCGAGCCACCAGGCGTAGCCCTTGTTCGGCCACGCGAACTTGGGCGCGGCCGCCGCTCGGGCCTTGCCCTCCTCGGTCATCGCCGGCATCTGGCCGTTCGGGGGATCGGTCAGCACCGAGGTCCGGTACTTGCCGTCGATCACGTAGTTCTGGCTGCCCCACTCGAACCAGAAGTTGTTGTAGGCGCCGACGTTGCCGCCCTTCTCGGGCGCCGCGCGCTCGCTGGCCGAAGCGCTGGGAGCGTCCTGGACGGCGTTCCTGTCGGCTCGCGACTTCGCGTTCGCCTGTGCCTCCTCGGGGGTGAGGGTCAGCTTGTCGCCGAACTCCTTGGGCCTGGCGAACGGCGTGATGCTCGAGATGTCGTACACGCCGGTGAAATCCGGCTTGCCGTCGGCGGTCCGCTTGATGCCGTCCTCGGCGGCGACGACCGCGGATGCGGCGACGACCAACCCAATCAGCACGGTGGTGGCGATGAGCGACTTCTTCATGTCGGCCTCCCTGCGTTCAAGCGCGATTCTGCTGCAGTAGGCGCTCATCATAGCGCGCCTCCGCTGCGATACTCTTCCCCGTCACGACACCGATCCCTGTCAGGAGGTCCGATGCCACGATCCGTCCCCGTCACCGTCACGGTCAACGGCAGCACGCACGAACGAGAGGTCGAGCCCCGCACGCTGCTGGTCCACTTCCTGCGCGAGGAACTCGACCTAACGGGCGTCCACATCGGCTGCGAGAGTACGCTCTGCGGCGCCTGCACCGTGCATCTGAACGGACGCGCCGTCAAGAGCTGCACCGTGCTGGCGGTCCAGGCCGACGGCCAGGAAGTGACGACGATCGAAGGACTCGCCCCGGACGCGGACAACCTGCATCCGCTGCAGGTCGGGTTCTGGGAGAAACACGGCCTCCAGTGCGGCTACTGCACTCCCGGGATGATCATGGCGGCGAAACAGTTGCTCGACGACAACCCGAACCCGACCGACGAAGAGATCCGCGAAGCGATCGACGGCAACATCTGCCGCTGCACCGGCTACCAGCAGATCGTCGACGCGGTTCAGCACGCGGCGGAAGCCGCGGGAGCGGCCTGATGGTCGCGTTCCGTCCGAACTCCGTCGGCAAGGCGATCAAGCGGCGCGAGGACCCCCGCCTGATCCGGGGCCTCGGCACCTACACGGACGACGTCAAGCTGCCCGGCATGACGTACGCCGCCTTCGTGCGCAGCGACTTTCCGGCCGGCGCCATCCGCTCCATCGACACGACCGCCGCGGCCGACCACCCCGGAGTGGTCGCCGTCTACACCTACGCCGACATGGACGGACAGGTTGGGCCGAGTCCGGTCGGCGCCGAGATGCCGGGCATGGGCAAGGCGGATCACCCCCTGCTGGCGGACGGCCGGGTCCTCCACGTCGGCCAGCCGGTCGCCGTGGTGGTCGCCGAAACGCCGTACGCGGCCCGGGACGCCGCCAGCCTGGTCGAGGTCGACATCGAGCCGCGAGAAGCCGTGGTCGACGTCGAAGCCGCAATGGCGCCGGACGCGCCCAAGGTCTACGAAGAACTCGACAGCAACATCTGCATTCAGGTTCCGGTCCCCAACCCGGAAGCGGACAAGCTCTTCGAGCAGGCCGACCAGACCCTCTCGATGCGCCTGCTCAACCAGCGCGTCGCCCCCTTTCCGATGGAGGGCCGCGCGATCTGCGCGCACTGGGAGGACGGCCCCGGCAAGCTGACGATCTGGACCTCGAACCAGGCCCCCCACTTCGTCAAACAGCAGATCGCGATGTGCCTCCGGATCCCCGAGATCCGCATCCGCGCCATCGCACCGGAGGTCGGCGGCGGATTCGGCGCGAAGATACCGACCTATCCCGAGGATCCTCTCCTCTGCTGGGTGTCCAGGAAGCTCTGCCGGCCGGTCAAGTGGTCGGAGACCAGGACCGAGAACCTCCTCGGCATGACGCACGGCCGAGGCCACGTCGAGAAGATCGAGGTCGCCTTCCAGAACGACGGTCGCGTGCTGGCGCTCAAGGGACAGACGATCTCCGAACTCGGCGCCTGGCGGTCCTTCTACGGTCCCTTCATCGCACTCTCGACGCACACGATGTCCTGCGGCTGCTACGACATCAAGGCGGTCGCCTGGGAGACCTTCGCCGTCTACACGAACACGATGGCGACCGAGGCCTACCGCGGTGCCGGGCGCCCCGAAGCCGCCTACATCATCGAGCGGGTGATGGACGAGGTGGCGGCGGCAACCGGCCTCGATCCGGTCGCCGTGCGGCGACGGAACTTCGTCGACAAGGACGCCTTCCCCCACACCACCGCCTCGGGCGCGGTCTACGACAGCGGCGACTACGAGAAAACGCTGGACCGGATGATCGAACTCGTGGGCTACGACGACGCGCGCGAGGCGCAACGGCAGGCGCGCGACGATGGCCGGCTGGTCGGCATCGGGGTCGCCGCCTTCACCGAGGTCTGCGGCATCGGTCCTTCGGGCGGCACCGCGCCTCACCAGCGGATGGGTACCTGGGAGAGCGCGACGGTCCGTGTCGAGCCCAGCGGCAACGTGACCGTCTACACCGGCGTGTCGCCCCACGGCCAGGGCCAGGAGACGGCCTTCGCCCAGATGGCTTCGGACGCCTTCGGCGTCGGTATCGACGACGTCGTCGTCGTCCACGGCGACACGGACCAGGTCCAGCACGGAGTCGGCACCTTCGGCAGCCGCGGCATCGCCGTCGGCGGCGCGGCGCTCCACATGGCCCTGACCAAGGTCCACGCCAAGGCGACGCGCATCGCGGCCCACCATCTCGACGCGCCTGTCGACCAGATCGACTACGAGGACGGCGAGTTCACCGTCAGCGGAACCGACCGCAAGCTGACCTTCCGCCAGGTCGCGGAGATGGCCCATCTTTGGAACGTCGCCGTCCCGGGCGAAGAGCCCGGCCTCGAGGCGGTCGCCCGCTTCGAACCGCCGGGAACGACCTTCCCCTTCGGCGCCCACCTGTGCCAGGTCGAGGTCGATCCGGAGAGCGGCCAGATCGAGATCCAGCGCTACGTGGCGGTCGATGACTTCGGCGTCGTGATCAATCCGATGCTGGCCGACGGCCAGCGGATCGGCGGCGTCGTCCAGGGCATCGGCCAGGCGATGTGGGAAGAGGTCCAGTACGACGACGGCGGCCAGCTCCTTTCCGGCACCCTGATGGACTACGCCGTGCCGCGCGCCAAGCACTTCCCCCGCATGGTGCTCGACAACACGGTCACGCCGACGGACGTGAACCCGCTCGGCGCCAAGGGCATCGGCGAGCTGGGAACGATCGGATCGACCCCCTGCGTGGTCAACGCGATCGTCGACGCCCTGCGGCCGCTCGGCATCACGAACATCGACATGCCGGCCAAGCCGGAGCGCGTCTGGCAGGCGATTCAGGCGGCGGCATCGGCGCAGTAACCTGCTGCCTCGCCTGACCGTCCTTGCGGCAGCGGCGAGCGTGCTCGCGGCTGCGTCTTCCCTCGGCGCCCAGGAACACCGGTTCGGTCCGCTGCCCGTGGCCGAGGTGTGGCTGGGCAGCGGCTCCGGGTTCCTCAGTCTGCCGCTCGAAGCGCCGGCGCCGGGCGGGCCCGGGACAGGCCGCTGGCAGGTCACCGCCTCGCTGGGGCTCTCCAGTTTCTGGCTGCGGTCGCCGTCCGTGTCCGAGGTCATCGAAGCGCGCCGCTACCGGGGCCCGGTCACGGTCGAAGAACTCGACGGCATCTCGCCCTGGCCCGGCTTCGAAGGAATCTACTTCGCCGACATGGAAGTCCACCGGCTGACGCTCGACGTGCGCAGGCGCTTCGGACGGCGGCTCGAACTCGG
Protein-coding regions in this window:
- a CDS encoding (2Fe-2S)-binding protein, with the protein product MPRSVPVTVTVNGSTHEREVEPRTLLVHFLREELDLTGVHIGCESTLCGACTVHLNGRAVKSCTVLAVQADGQEVTTIEGLAPDADNLHPLQVGFWEKHGLQCGYCTPGMIMAAKQLLDDNPNPTDEEIREAIDGNICRCTGYQQIVDAVQHAAEAAGAA
- a CDS encoding xanthine dehydrogenase family protein molybdopterin-binding subunit yields the protein MVAFRPNSVGKAIKRREDPRLIRGLGTYTDDVKLPGMTYAAFVRSDFPAGAIRSIDTTAAADHPGVVAVYTYADMDGQVGPSPVGAEMPGMGKADHPLLADGRVLHVGQPVAVVVAETPYAARDAASLVEVDIEPREAVVDVEAAMAPDAPKVYEELDSNICIQVPVPNPEADKLFEQADQTLSMRLLNQRVAPFPMEGRAICAHWEDGPGKLTIWTSNQAPHFVKQQIAMCLRIPEIRIRAIAPEVGGGFGAKIPTYPEDPLLCWVSRKLCRPVKWSETRTENLLGMTHGRGHVEKIEVAFQNDGRVLALKGQTISELGAWRSFYGPFIALSTHTMSCGCYDIKAVAWETFAVYTNTMATEAYRGAGRPEAAYIIERVMDEVAAATGLDPVAVRRRNFVDKDAFPHTTASGAVYDSGDYEKTLDRMIELVGYDDAREAQRQARDDGRLVGIGVAAFTEVCGIGPSGGTAPHQRMGTWESATVRVEPSGNVTVYTGVSPHGQGQETAFAQMASDAFGVGIDDVVVVHGDTDQVQHGVGTFGSRGIAVGGAALHMALTKVHAKATRIAAHHLDAPVDQIDYEDGEFTVSGTDRKLTFRQVAEMAHLWNVAVPGEEPGLEAVARFEPPGTTFPFGAHLCQVEVDPESGQIEIQRYVAVDDFGVVINPMLADGQRIGGVVQGIGQAMWEEVQYDDGGQLLSGTLMDYAVPRAKHFPRMVLDNTVTPTDVNPLGAKGIGELGTIGSTPCVVNAIVDALRPLGITNIDMPAKPERVWQAIQAAASAQ